Proteins from a genomic interval of Antedon mediterranea chromosome 5, ecAntMedi1.1, whole genome shotgun sequence:
- the LOC140049640 gene encoding protein unc-93 homolog A-like, with translation MEVTTTSQDVDDWSKRKLMKNVLVASLAFLFLFTAFQALSNLQSSINCDDGLGVASLSTIYVSIIISSMFLPSIIIRNLGLKWTLVCSMACYTLYSVANFWPGWGTLIPASALVGFSAAPLWSAKCTYLTTSGMKYGILSGEASDAVINRFFGIFFLMFQSAQIWGNLISSLVLQQAPDSNYTNTGSQICGSKDCPASGNTSESDCGDDISSSLVNTLMGIYTGCGVVAILLIIAFLDPMPPSRETLEGEKFDLFMATLRLLKDKRLLMLIPITMYSGLEQAFIAGDFTKSFVTCTRGVGWVGYVMICYGLTDSISSFLSGRVAKYTGRIPIFLSGAAAHMAIIVVFFTWTPEYDDLPVLFVVAAIWGFGDAIWQTQINAIYGVYFNEKQESAFSNYRLWESIGFAASFGYSNFICVSTKLAILVSFLVIGMMAYLFVDVKESRKSVAYEMKVVHGNTDGTRGSIQTISK, from the exons ATGGAAGTAACAACAACATCTCAGGATGTCGACGATTGGAGCAAAAGAAAACTGATGAAAAATGTACTAGTAGCTAGCCTTGCGTTCTTGTTTCTCTTCACTGCCTTCCAGGCGCTGTCAAACCTTCAAAGTAGTATTAACTGCGATGATGGTCTTGGCGTAGCGTCTTTAAGTACCATCTACGTTTCAATCATTATCTCATCTATGTTCTTGCCATCTATCATTATTCGAAACCTGGGTCTGAAGTGGACACTCGTTTGTAGCATGGCGTGTTATACATTGTATTCAGTTGCCAATTTCTGGCCTGGTTGGGGTACACTGATTCCAGCCTCGGCGCTCGTTGGTTTCAGTGCTGCCCCTCTCTGGTCGGCAAAGTGTACGTATTTAACAACGTCTGGGATGAAGTATGGTATACTAAGTGGAGAAGCAAGTGACGCAGTAATAAACAGATTCTTTGGGATTTTCTTCTTGATGTTTCAATCGGCTCAAATCTGGGGCAATCTAATTTCGTCACTGGTGCTCCAACAAGCCCCTGATAGTAATTACACCAATACTGGATCTCAGATATGTGGTTCTAAAGATTGTCCAG CCAGTGGAAATACGAGTGAAAGCGATTGCGGTGATGACATAAGTTCTTCGTTGGTCAATACTTTGATGGGGATCTATACAGGTTGTGGGGTAGTGGCGATACTTCTCATCATAGCTTTTCTTGACCCAATGCCACCTTCTCGCGAGACATTAGAAGGTGAAAAATTCGACTTATTCATGGCAACATTACGTTTGTTAAAGGATAAACGTCTGCTGATGCTCATACCAATTACAATGTATAGTGGTCTGGAGCAAGCTTTTATAGCTGGAGATTTTACAAAG TCTTTCGTAACATGCACACGTGGTGTTGGATGGGTTGGCTATGTGATGATCTGCTACGGGCTGACCGACTCAATATCTTCATTTCTAAGTGGCCGTGTCGCTAAATACACTGGAAGAATTCCAATCTTCCTTTCTGGAGCGGCCGCTCACATGGCTATCATAGTTGTGTTCTTTACATGGACGCCTGAATACGATGATTTGCCGGTTTTGTTTGTTGTAGCAGCTATTTGGGGATTCGGTGATGCAATTTGGCAGACTCAAATAAATG CCATTTACGGCGTATACTTCAACGAGAAACAAGAATCTGCATTCTCCAACTATCGTTTGTGGGAGTCCATTGGTTTTGCCGCGTCATTTGGATACAGCAACTTCATTTGTGTCTCAACAAAACTGGCCATTTTAGTAAGTTTCTTAGTGATTGGAATGATGGCATACTTATTTGTAGACGTCAAAGAATCAAGAAAGTCTGTTGCTTATGAAATGAAGGTGGTCCATGGGAATACTGACGGGACACGTGGTTCAATTCAAACTATTTCAAAATGA
- the LOC140049639 gene encoding uncharacterized protein produces MAYKKQIYEKYKNDKGNYKYMYDEVDEEQVTLMNIPSPMESTMCFYTDARGDCVGNTHRNEVLSNDRRCPAEEKVNFMKQLGLTEAGVPENKRSSFTPNVRDTIEYHDLLPFSDKRNPDRSVQFKKNSKNGFERNLDGKLRKVGKSTKNRHTVIATTSDIDLTKHSNTEKRTSKTRAKVASVKSSTVNINLDPPSDMYIRRKASVAARLKMREQLQSDENEHQDCKQFPTSHTPSVPVNIKRHAAILARMKLRTHNDEPRVNEDLYKYAIQNNCLANFYKSTKPTRTQKRKRGNDKQISGSSDNSVIMSPLLKNESRIDRHMSSADAKATNCQILYTVEEQKMSLHPVDQTDKGKESYEEGREKVIISKKPNETEADEHLKSGGLEKIIIKTEPEQRSTKIQNIQKVIPSDKLKIKTESTGDVTNIVRQEKTGCIKSKPASQALEEQIDIGQEVVDVAEPTHQIKLKTVQIRLMKTARVKIIRDVIKQWRTKNLKKQTDGDVNTKPHQQGKSRSKRLKIEQKELKQKESRIDTYNVTDESRGSSSAHCYHPAYNMGDFKYKPVVNDVDLHPDETKRSSLTSGDVHCHGCQIPGCLPETNDMTFNKTAAAPDGSDKMPLLHPYESEPCSKDDVEPPMHTSTDNKNTNGRCSNLELTRKRFSELIAYQGRWNAIANKCRHTF; encoded by the coding sequence ATGGCTTACAAAAAACAGATATacgaaaaatataaaaatgacaaaGGGAATTACAAATACATGTACGATGAAGTTGATGAAGAACAAGTTACATTGATGAACATTCCTTCTCCAATGGAATCTACAATGTGTTTTTATACCGATGCGCGCGGCGATTGTGTAGGAAATACACATCGCAATGAAGTTTTGTCTAATGACCGTAGATGCCCAGCTGAGGAAAAAGTTAATTTCATGAAACAATTAGGTTTAACTGAGGCTGGTGTACCGGAAAATAAACGGAGTTCCTTTACCCCGAACGTTAGGGATACAATCGAATACCATGATTTGTTGCCGTTTTCTGATAAAAGAAATCCGGATCGTAgtgtgcaatttaaaaaaaatagtaaaaatggATTTGAAAGGAATCTTGATGGCAAGCTTCGTAAAGTTGGAAAGTCAACAAAGAACAGGCATACAGTGATCGCTACAACGTCTGACATTGATTTAACTAAACATTCGAATACTGAAAAGCGTACCAGCAAAACCCGCGCAAAAGTAGCTTCCGTTAAATCTTCAACAGTTAATATTAACCTGGATCCTCCGAGTGATATGTACATTAGACGAAAAGCATCAGTAGCTGCACGCCTTAAAATGCGCGAACAATTGCAGAGCGACGAGAATGAACATCAGGATTGTAAGCAATTTCCCACGAGTCACACTCCCTCTGTCCCTGTTAATATTAAAAGACACGCTGCGATTTTGGCACGGATGAAATTGCGCACTCACAACGACGAACCCCGCGTAAATGAGGACCTCTACAAGTACGCGATTCAAAATAATTGTCTTGCTAACTTCTACAAGTCAACGAAACCAACTCGGACGCAAAAGAGGAAACGAGGTAATGATAAGCAGATAAGTGGTTCAAGTGATAATTCTGTAATAATGAGTCCGTTGTTGAAGAACGAATCTCGCATAGACAGGCACATGTCATCTGCTGATGCCAAAGCAACAAACTGTCAAATCTTGTATACTGTTGAAGAGCAGAAAATGAGCTTGCATCCCGTCGATCAAACAGACAAAGGAAAGGAGTCGTATGAAGAGGGACGAGAGAAAGTAATTATAAGCAAAAAACCAAATGAAACTGAAGCTGATGAGCACTTGAAAAGTGGTGGTTTGGagaaaataattatcaaaacaGAACCAGAACAACGATCAACAAAGATTCAGAATATTCAAAAAGTCATACCGtcagataaattaaaaattaaaacggAGTCAACAGGTGATGTGACTAATATAGTTAGACAAGAGAAAACGGGTTGTATAAAATCGAAGCCAGCTTCACAAGCCTTAGAAGAACAGATTGACATTGGACAAGAGGTTGTTGATGTGGCAGAACCTACTCATCAAATAAAATTGAAGACTGTTCAAATACGTTTGATGAAAACTGCACGTGTTAAGATTATTCGAGATGTCATTAAACAATGGCGAACGAAGAACTTAAAAAAGCAAACTGATGGTGATGTTAACACCAAACCACATCAACAAGGAAAATCCCGTTCAAAACGTCTGAAGATTGAACAGAAAGAACTTAAACAGAAAGAGTCTCGAATTGATACTTATAACGTCACTGACGAAAGTAGGGGAAGTAGTAGTGCACATTGTTACCATCCAGCGTATAATATGGGCGATTTTAAGTACAAACCCGTTGTCAATGATGTTGATTTACACCCAGACGAAACAAAACGCTCTTCTCTTACATCAGGTGATGTGCATTGTCATGGATGTCAAATACCAGGCTGCCTGCCAGAAACAAATGATATGACATTTAACAAAACGGCGGCGGCACCTGATGGCAGTGACAAAATGCCTTTACTTCATCCATATGAATCAGAGCCATGCTCGAAAGATGACGTAGAACCTCCAATGCATACCAGTACGGACAACAAAAATACGAACGGACGATGTTCTAATCTGGAACTCACCCGCAAAAGGTTCAGTGAACTTATTGCTTACCAAGGGAGGTGGAACGCTATTGCTAATAAATGTAGACACACGTTTTAA